From the Lepidochelys kempii isolate rLepKem1 chromosome 2, rLepKem1.hap2, whole genome shotgun sequence genome, one window contains:
- the LOC140906675 gene encoding uncharacterized protein translates to MDTSEPSSSRQEEEEESGSEGAEVEEDTLASLDACSQELFSSQEGSQSQRLVLGEGQTPEDMPDATLRSQPSVLSPAERLQRIRKRPHESKKDMLHEVMQQSLNENQKGQERWESERRIRQQNAECRHQSAECRQQNTETLISIMEHQADSIQALIARQVAHYRARPSLQPLSQNSFPCAPMSPPTHFPQIQVLITTSCLQHCSFTTQPCNLRPLPTALNPITMHFSQSLIAQHPRYEG, encoded by the exons atggacacttcagagccaaGTTCatcaaggcaggaggaggaggaggaaagcgggagcgagggtgctgaggtggaggaagacaccctggcatccctagatgcatgcagccaggagctgttctcaagccaggaaggtagccagtcgcagcggctggtgcttggggaaggacaaacaccagaggacaTGCCCG atgcaaccttgagatctcagccgtccgtgttatcaccagccgaaagactccaaagaattaggaagAGGCCACATGAAAGCAAAaaagacatgctgcatgaagtcatgcagcagtcccttaacgAAAATCAAAAAGGGCAGGAGCggtgggagagtgaaaggaggatccgccagcagaatgcggaaTGCCGGCACCAAAGTGCGGAGTGCCGGCAACAAAACACAGAGacgctgataagcatcatggaacaccaagcggactcgatccaggcgctcATAGCCAGGCAGGTGGCGCACTACCGTGcccgcccctccctgcagcccttgtcccaaaactctttcccttgtgcccccatgtcacctccaacccactttccccaaatCCAGGTTCttatcaccaccagctgcctccaacactgtagcttcaccacccagccctgcaacctacgacccttacccactgcactcaaccccatcaccatgcattttagccagtCACTTATTGCACAGCACCCCAGATACGAAGGCTGA